The following proteins are co-located in the Acidobacteriota bacterium genome:
- a CDS encoding M23 family metallopeptidase produces MNTFRTLALSLALVASLLSLPALAQPNVAIVDIQPSFANNAQAFPLAAASSLDDETFEISLDVTLRNDELVRVELVSADLVFGAGFTPMTSSLFPTLMMQCGGGNMTPLTLQNRIAPGQTCRLLLTEDTRLEPWVPQQFTLNLFFSGFSPLSTIVPIVNYSNSQPRGGFLFPAKVSDLAPDEFWSTRSTGAANSHRQSPGQMFAYDAGVARWDADAGVWTAFHPLDPGEPGNGDENEDWLVWGKPIYAMADGVVRSCTDGIADNVPGVRGNTSNSFVIDHGPERASYLHLMNGSTNGAICFNGAAVQAGDFLGLAGNSGWSSAPHLHVHVQRGGQGFPLLFRDAFLVDRNTYLDPPNGNADWEYVDGKGIPWEELVIWPSPLRRRDTLTAGTAWSIDLLDLSADTVVEARTHESGSMELRTWGRIGNGDLSPFEKELEASIKRVALAKPSVTSQFVTAVQTESDQLKVIAWDGFIGRQGDASGGQILDVAATTSPHMPGVVTAVRTDGGSLQVTGWQVDNWGNVQKGGNDVHGPISSVAIATAPAMGGVVTAVRTGGGELRLSSWVVSNNENFVDWRDDYTDQPVWDLDIAYLGEVNGRDRFLTAAENAAGNLYLVTWEVEGNGDIHRLDEAFGGPVEDVSVSDGGDSHALTAVIQGDDKFKLIGWDIASDGTIERHGEAVAEEVSRVAIGNAMLVNPTNRRQAVSVVRETDGDWRISSWEVALEP; encoded by the coding sequence ATGAATACTTTTCGCACACTCGCTCTCTCGCTGGCGCTCGTCGCCAGTCTCCTGTCCCTGCCGGCTCTGGCGCAGCCGAACGTCGCGATCGTCGACATTCAGCCGTCCTTTGCCAACAACGCTCAGGCCTTCCCGTTGGCCGCGGCGAGTTCTCTCGACGACGAGACCTTCGAGATCTCCCTCGACGTGACCCTGCGCAATGACGAACTGGTTCGGGTGGAACTCGTCAGCGCGGACCTCGTGTTCGGCGCCGGCTTCACGCCGATGACGTCGAGCCTCTTTCCCACCCTGATGATGCAGTGCGGCGGCGGCAACATGACTCCGCTCACGCTGCAAAACCGCATCGCCCCGGGGCAGACCTGCCGGCTGTTGTTGACGGAAGACACCCGTCTCGAGCCCTGGGTACCGCAGCAGTTCACCCTCAACCTGTTCTTCTCCGGCTTCAGCCCGCTGTCGACGATCGTCCCGATCGTCAATTACTCCAACTCTCAACCGCGCGGGGGCTTCTTGTTCCCGGCCAAGGTGAGCGACCTGGCACCGGACGAGTTCTGGTCCACCCGCAGCACCGGCGCGGCCAACAGCCATCGGCAAAGCCCGGGACAGATGTTCGCCTACGATGCGGGCGTAGCCCGCTGGGACGCCGATGCCGGCGTCTGGACGGCATTCCATCCGCTCGACCCCGGCGAGCCAGGCAACGGCGACGAGAACGAGGATTGGCTGGTGTGGGGCAAACCGATCTACGCCATGGCCGACGGCGTGGTGCGCTCCTGTACCGACGGCATCGCCGACAACGTGCCCGGCGTGCGCGGCAACACCTCCAACAGCTTCGTGATCGATCACGGCCCGGAGCGGGCGAGCTACCTTCACTTGATGAACGGCAGCACCAACGGCGCCATCTGCTTCAACGGCGCCGCGGTCCAGGCGGGCGACTTCCTCGGCCTAGCCGGCAACTCCGGCTGGTCCTCGGCGCCCCACCTCCACGTGCATGTGCAGCGCGGCGGCCAGGGCTTCCCGCTATTGTTTCGGGACGCCTTCCTGGTCGACCGCAACACCTACCTCGATCCGCCGAACGGCAACGCCGACTGGGAGTACGTCGACGGCAAGGGCATTCCCTGGGAGGAGCTGGTCATCTGGCCTTCGCCGCTTCGCCGCCGGGACACCCTCACGGCGGGCACCGCTTGGAGCATCGACCTTCTCGACCTGAGCGCCGACACGGTGGTGGAGGCGCGGACCCACGAGTCCGGCAGCATGGAGCTGCGCACCTGGGGCCGCATCGGCAACGGGGACCTCTCGCCCTTCGAAAAAGAGCTGGAAGCCTCGATCAAGCGAGTCGCCCTCGCCAAGCCCTCCGTCACCAGCCAGTTCGTCACGGCGGTGCAGACAGAGAGCGACCAACTCAAAGTGATCGCCTGGGACGGATTCATCGGCCGCCAGGGCGACGCCAGCGGCGGCCAGATTCTCGATGTCGCCGCGACCACCTCACCGCACATGCCGGGGGTGGTGACCGCCGTGCGCACCGATGGCGGCTCGCTCCAGGTCACCGGCTGGCAGGTGGACAACTGGGGCAATGTGCAGAAAGGCGGCAACGACGTCCACGGTCCGATCAGCAGTGTCGCCATCGCCACGGCGCCGGCCATGGGCGGGGTGGTGACCGCCGTGCGCACCGGCGGCGGCGAGCTGCGGTTGAGTAGCTGGGTGGTCTCCAACAACGAGAACTTTGTCGACTGGCGGGACGACTACACCGATCAGCCGGTGTGGGATCTCGACATCGCCTACCTCGGCGAGGTCAACGGCCGCGACCGCTTCTTGACGGCGGCCGAGAACGCCGCCGGCAATCTCTACCTGGTCACCTGGGAGGTCGAGGGCAACGGCGACATCCACCGCCTGGACGAGGCCTTCGGCGGACCGGTCGAAGACGTGTCGGTGTCCGACGGCGGCGACTCCCACGCCCTGACGGCGGTGATCCAGGGGGACGACAAGTTCAAGCTGATCGGCTGGGACATCGCCTCCGACGGCACCATCGAACGCCACGGCGAGGCCGTCGCCGAAGAGGTGAGCCGGGTCGCCATTGGCAACGCCATGTTGGTCAACCCCACCAACCGCCGCCAAGCCGTTTCGGTGGTGCGGGAAACCGACGGCGACTGGCGCATCTCCTCCTGGGAGGTGGCCCTCGAGCCCTAG
- a CDS encoding M23 family metallopeptidase, whose product MKFLRPHVLALAVTASLLTLPVLAQPNVTILDLQPSLANAAQAFPLAAQTSLDDETYEISFNVTLRNDEPTRVELAGVDLVFGAGFTPFANSLAPQALMRCGSGALQTLTTSGRINPGETCRLMLTDDTRIEPWVPEWITMNMFFTDYSPLVTLIPAVAYYNDQPRGGFLFPASTNDLAPGEFWSGRSKAEADAHRRTSDQMFAYDMGVGRWDPDAGEWTPFHPLAPGEPENGDENEDWLVWGKPIYAMADGVVQACTDGVADNVPRQSGTGSGNGFGIMHGSERASYVHFINGSTNPALCFVGAVVKAGDFLGLAGNSGSSTAPHLHVHIRRGGQGFPILFRDTFIVDRNTHPDPPLGNADWQYVDGKGLPWEELIVWPSPLLRRDSLATGDGWNIDVLDLDSDTIAVAQSLDQGGLTLRTVGRDGNGDLWFGDKMPIPSAKRAALAKTSVTNDFVTAVQNDNDELQMTVWDGFLGLRSSAVAGDSILDVAVTSSPHLPGVVTAARTESGDLRVTGWEVDGWGVIQEGDSDSHGPISSVAVATAPTFGGVVTAVRTGGGLLRLSSWLVSNDESSVGVLGDYDDLPVWDLDIAYLGVVNGKDRFLTAAENAAGNLYLVTWEVQANGVINRLDDYVGGPVEDVAVSDGGDSHALTAVVRGSGHFKLIGWNIANDGSIEVHGEATAEEVTWVALGNAMFVNPTNRRQAVSVARQSDGEIRISSWEVALEP is encoded by the coding sequence ATGAAGTTTCTTCGCCCTCACGTCCTCGCTCTGGCGGTCACCGCCAGCCTTCTCACCCTCCCCGTTCTGGCGCAGCCGAACGTCACCATTCTCGACCTTCAGCCGTCCCTGGCGAATGCCGCCCAGGCCTTTCCGCTGGCGGCGCAGACCTCACTCGACGACGAGACCTACGAGATCTCCTTCAACGTGACGCTGCGCAATGACGAGCCGACCCGGGTGGAACTCGCCGGTGTCGACCTGGTATTCGGTGCCGGATTCACCCCCTTCGCCAACAGCCTCGCTCCCCAGGCCTTGATGCGCTGCGGCAGCGGTGCCCTGCAGACCCTGACCACCAGCGGACGGATCAACCCGGGAGAAACCTGTCGCCTGATGCTGACCGATGACACCCGCATCGAACCGTGGGTGCCGGAGTGGATCACCATGAACATGTTCTTCACGGACTACAGTCCGCTGGTGACACTCATCCCCGCCGTCGCCTACTACAACGATCAACCCCGCGGTGGCTTCTTGTTTCCGGCTTCGACCAACGATCTGGCGCCCGGTGAGTTCTGGTCCGGCCGCAGCAAGGCGGAGGCCGACGCCCACCGACGCACCTCGGATCAGATGTTCGCCTACGACATGGGCGTGGGGCGCTGGGATCCCGATGCGGGCGAATGGACGCCCTTTCATCCGCTCGCCCCCGGAGAGCCGGAAAACGGCGATGAAAACGAGGATTGGCTGGTGTGGGGCAAGCCGATCTATGCCATGGCCGACGGCGTGGTCCAGGCCTGCACCGACGGCGTCGCGGACAACGTTCCCCGGCAGTCCGGTACCGGCTCCGGCAACGGCTTCGGGATCATGCACGGTAGCGAGCGGGCTTCCTACGTCCACTTCATCAACGGCAGCACCAATCCGGCTCTCTGCTTCGTCGGCGCGGTGGTCAAGGCCGGAGACTTCCTGGGACTGGCCGGCAACTCCGGTTCGTCGACCGCCCCCCATCTCCACGTACACATCCGGCGCGGCGGCCAGGGATTTCCAATCCTGTTTCGCGACACCTTCATCGTCGACCGCAACACCCACCCGGATCCACCCCTCGGCAACGCCGACTGGCAATACGTCGACGGCAAGGGCCTACCCTGGGAGGAGCTGATCGTTTGGCCCTCGCCGCTCCTCCGCCGGGACAGCCTGGCGACCGGCGACGGCTGGAACATCGACGTGCTGGATCTGGATTCAGACACCATCGCCGTGGCGCAGTCCCTCGACCAGGGCGGGTTGACGCTCCGCACCGTGGGACGGGACGGCAACGGCGACCTCTGGTTCGGCGACAAGATGCCCATCCCCTCCGCCAAACGAGCCGCCTTGGCCAAAACCTCGGTGACCAACGACTTCGTCACCGCCGTACAGAACGACAACGACGAACTGCAGATGACCGTCTGGGACGGCTTTCTCGGCCTGCGCAGCAGCGCCGTCGCCGGCGACTCGATTCTCGACGTCGCGGTGACCTCTTCGCCGCATCTACCCGGGGTGGTCACCGCTGCCCGCACGGAGAGCGGAGATCTGCGAGTCACCGGCTGGGAGGTCGACGGTTGGGGCGTCATCCAGGAGGGTGACAGCGACAGCCACGGCCCGATCAGCAGCGTCGCCGTCGCCACCGCGCCGACCTTCGGCGGCGTGGTGACGGCGGTACGCACCGGCGGCGGGCTCCTGCGCCTCAGTAGCTGGTTGGTCTCCAACGACGAGAGCTCCGTCGGCGTCCTCGGCGACTACGACGACCTGCCGGTGTGGGACCTCGACATCGCCTACCTCGGCGTGGTCAACGGCAAGGACCGCTTTCTCACCGCGGCGGAAAATGCCGCCGGCAACCTCTACCTGGTCACCTGGGAAGTCCAGGCCAATGGCGTCATCAACCGCCTGGACGACTATGTGGGAGGCCCGGTCGAAGACGTCGCCGTATCCGACGGCGGCGATTCCCACGCCTTGACGGCGGTGGTTCGCGGCTCCGGGCACTTCAAGCTGATCGGCTGGAACATCGCGAACGACGGCAGCATCGAAGTCCACGGCGAGGCGACCGCCGAGGAGGTGACCTGGGTCGCCCTCGGCAACGCCATGTTCGTCAACCCCACCAACCGCCGCCAGGCGGTGTCGGTGGCGAGACAGTCCGACGGCGAGATCCGCATCTCCTCCTGGGAGGTGGCGCTAGAGCCCTAA
- a CDS encoding multicopper oxidase family protein — MHHPAHRFSTGIWIRPYPLLALALMAAVCLAVPAALAQDPPSDERPLFRSMDRLEGGNDALVTLIASQQIDDTGQRHLTYNGTFPGPEIHVSPGANLGIRLYNALEKLTVADLQAFSPPVVGNQDSDKVKEFLASQSAVTNLHTHGFHVSPAGRADNVLLKIDQRRNNTYTYALPPDHAPGTHWYHAHLHGATALQVQGGMAGALIVDAPPGQGLNPPGFPVQERVLVMQFGDGGGLDPDSGNAAGAGGGAPRLSADGQELIGLPTLRINGLERPRAQVQQDVAVQRLRIINAGSRRSDYKSLWIEGYPMYLAAFDGVNLTSLPTNAGGQFIAYDQANPLVLAPGNRADVYFLPTEEGSFSLMMEGEIGLRDDPAVLSRQADAAKMAVARQKFVRELMTFEVSGPDLSPQSAAGAIPLEKFLKELNAHLIKLQQTTPYSTGYLRPFTQRTAIRRQMTFDIENSGTQQRSFLINDRSYNEIVNGVMRGQKDYLGKVAGDGGRGPQGQTPWPLRSGTEELWKITNVSTVRHPFHVHVSPFWVLDIEEDDGTGAIVSVRKTNPNDPRLDRWQDVIDLPPNGGSVTVQHRVSKFTGVYVIHCHILQHEDRGMMINVMTIPNQNTQPQAAFDDFMKKNAKINKEINGHAMAH; from the coding sequence ATGCATCATCCAGCGCACCGTTTCTCGACCGGCATCTGGATTCGTCCATATCCGCTCCTCGCCCTTGCCCTGATGGCTGCCGTCTGCCTTGCGGTGCCTGCCGCCTTGGCCCAGGATCCACCGAGCGACGAACGTCCCCTCTTCCGCTCGATGGACCGTCTCGAAGGCGGCAACGATGCATTGGTGACCCTGATCGCCAGTCAGCAGATCGACGACACCGGCCAGCGCCATCTCACCTACAACGGCACCTTTCCGGGACCCGAGATCCACGTTTCGCCCGGTGCCAACCTGGGGATTCGGCTCTACAACGCGCTGGAAAAGCTCACCGTCGCAGACCTGCAGGCCTTCAGTCCGCCGGTGGTCGGCAACCAGGACTCGGACAAGGTCAAGGAGTTCCTCGCCTCCCAGTCCGCCGTCACCAACCTCCACACCCACGGCTTCCATGTTTCACCCGCCGGGCGCGCCGACAACGTGCTGCTCAAGATCGATCAGCGCCGAAACAATACCTACACCTATGCCCTGCCGCCCGATCACGCGCCCGGCACGCACTGGTACCACGCACATCTCCACGGCGCCACGGCGCTCCAGGTGCAGGGAGGAATGGCGGGGGCCTTGATTGTCGACGCACCTCCCGGCCAAGGCCTGAATCCACCGGGGTTCCCGGTACAGGAACGAGTGCTGGTCATGCAGTTCGGCGACGGAGGCGGACTCGATCCGGACTCAGGGAACGCCGCAGGCGCGGGTGGCGGCGCGCCGAGGCTGTCCGCCGACGGGCAAGAACTCATCGGTCTTCCGACCCTCCGGATCAACGGACTGGAGCGTCCGCGGGCCCAAGTTCAGCAGGACGTTGCGGTTCAGCGGCTTCGCATCATCAACGCCGGTTCCAGGAGAAGCGATTACAAGAGCCTGTGGATCGAGGGTTATCCGATGTATCTCGCGGCCTTCGACGGCGTCAATCTCACCTCCTTGCCGACGAATGCCGGCGGCCAATTTATTGCCTATGACCAGGCGAATCCCCTGGTACTCGCTCCGGGGAACCGTGCCGATGTCTACTTCCTGCCGACGGAGGAGGGTTCCTTCTCACTGATGATGGAGGGAGAAATCGGCCTGCGCGACGATCCGGCCGTCTTGTCCCGTCAGGCCGATGCGGCCAAGATGGCCGTGGCGCGGCAGAAGTTCGTTCGCGAACTCATGACCTTCGAGGTGTCGGGACCCGACCTGTCCCCGCAATCAGCGGCAGGCGCCATCCCCCTGGAGAAGTTCCTGAAGGAACTGAACGCCCACCTCATCAAGCTCCAGCAAACGACCCCCTACAGCACGGGCTATCTGCGCCCCTTCACTCAAAGGACAGCAATCCGGCGCCAGATGACCTTCGACATCGAGAACAGCGGCACCCAGCAGCGTTCCTTCCTGATCAATGATCGTAGCTACAACGAGATCGTCAACGGCGTGATGCGGGGACAGAAAGACTACCTGGGCAAGGTTGCGGGCGACGGAGGCCGCGGCCCCCAGGGGCAGACCCCTTGGCCGCTCCGCTCCGGCACCGAGGAGCTTTGGAAGATCACCAACGTCTCGACCGTTCGCCACCCCTTCCACGTCCATGTGAGTCCGTTCTGGGTCCTCGACATCGAAGAAGATGATGGCACCGGCGCCATCGTCAGCGTGCGAAAGACCAATCCGAATGACCCGCGCCTCGATCGTTGGCAGGACGTCATCGACCTGCCGCCGAACGGCGGTTCGGTCACGGTGCAGCACCGGGTGAGCAAATTCACCGGCGTCTACGTGATCCACTGCCACATCCTGCAGCACGAGGACCGCGGCATGATGATCAACGTCATGACCATCCCGAACCAGAACACCCAGCCGCAAGCCGCCTTCGATGACTTCATGAAGAAAAACGCCAAGATCAACAAGGAGATCAACGGCCACGCGATGGCGCACTGA